One genomic segment of Gemmatimonadaceae bacterium includes these proteins:
- a CDS encoding tetratricopeptide repeat protein, whose protein sequence is MSWWSRLLGGKSGGDVKPQRLDYLSEAMALERQGDYDAALTSYRLALRDRPNDTKILQNMAIAFTKTNRPEEAIRAYKQALDVGPHLSGAHYGLAFLLLKRGDRDGAAEHLQAFLAKPPSGPESERWVRHAEETLTVLRSGEAIADEPQ, encoded by the coding sequence ATGTCCTGGTGGAGTCGCCTGTTAGGCGGAAAATCGGGTGGCGACGTCAAGCCGCAGCGCCTGGATTATCTGAGCGAGGCGATGGCGCTCGAACGTCAGGGAGACTACGACGCCGCGCTGACGTCGTACCGTCTCGCGCTACGCGATCGCCCGAACGACACGAAAATTCTCCAGAACATGGCGATCGCGTTCACGAAGACGAATCGCCCGGAAGAAGCCATTCGCGCGTACAAGCAGGCGCTCGACGTCGGACCACATCTGTCGGGTGCGCACTACGGGCTCGCGTTCCTCCTCCTCAAGCGCGGCGACCGCGACGGCGCGGCCGAGCATCTTCAGGCGTTCCTCGCCAAGCCGCCCTCGGGCCCCGAGTCGGAACGCTGGGTTCGGCACGCGGAGGAAACGCTGACGGTGCTGCGGAGCGGCGAAGCGATCGCCGACGAGCCACAATAG
- the ligA gene encoding NAD-dependent DNA ligase LigA, with protein sequence MSDDAELSARAAELRRQIDEASYNYHVLDRPTISDQKYDRLYRELVELENAHPALRTADSPTQRVGAEPATHLVKHTHLVPMLSLANAFNEEELAAWEERLVRVAGDDVRTEGYNCELKIDGAAVSLSYREGVLVEGATRGNGTVGESVTTNLRTISAIPLRLRGSAHPFMMEIRGEVYMPFSGFERMNEERVAAGEAVFANPRNAAAGALRQLDPKITASRPLKFFGYAMALPDGESLPVTTQSELLALLAGWGIPVAPHYRRCANLAEVHAWATEIEHRVRGALDFAIDGGVVKVNALPLWPELGVIGGREPRYAIARKFAPDIAETKLLGIGVNVGRTGTINPYAVLEPVEIGGAMVKLATLHNFDLVARKDLRVGDVVQVKRAGEVIPQIIGPVPDKRDGSQQPYEPPDSCPSCGSALVSGAELGMKYCPNFDCPGRQLESLVHFASRSAMDIRGLSYARITQLVDAKLVHDAADLYDLTASQLTQLERFAEKSAWQLVEAIQASKAQPLSRLLFALGIANIGEIAARQIAKHFGTMDRIVEATRDDVLAIHGIGETLADSLVEWFADKKALKLIEKLRRHELTFDEPTTQTGDALKGMTVVITGSLPTLSREQANALVEANGGRVASSVSKKTSFVVVGDDAGSKLEKAKQLGVETIDEAEFKRRSSL encoded by the coding sequence GTGAGTGACGACGCCGAGTTGTCGGCGCGGGCCGCGGAGCTGCGGCGGCAGATCGACGAGGCGTCGTACAACTATCACGTGCTCGACCGGCCGACGATCTCGGACCAGAAGTACGACAGGCTGTATCGCGAGCTCGTCGAATTAGAGAATGCTCATCCCGCGCTGCGGACGGCGGATTCGCCGACGCAGCGCGTCGGCGCCGAGCCCGCGACACACCTCGTCAAGCACACGCATCTGGTGCCGATGCTGTCGCTGGCGAACGCGTTCAACGAAGAGGAGCTCGCCGCGTGGGAGGAGCGGCTCGTGCGCGTGGCCGGCGACGACGTGCGCACGGAAGGCTACAACTGCGAGCTCAAGATCGACGGTGCGGCGGTAAGTCTGTCGTATCGCGAAGGCGTGCTGGTCGAAGGGGCGACGCGCGGGAACGGGACCGTCGGCGAGAGCGTCACGACGAATCTCCGCACGATTTCGGCCATCCCTCTACGTTTGAGGGGAAGCGCTCATCCCTTCATGATGGAGATTCGCGGCGAAGTCTACATGCCGTTCTCGGGGTTCGAGCGCATGAACGAAGAGCGCGTCGCCGCGGGCGAAGCGGTATTCGCGAATCCGCGCAACGCCGCGGCCGGCGCGCTTCGTCAGCTCGATCCGAAGATCACCGCGTCGCGCCCGCTCAAGTTCTTCGGTTACGCGATGGCGCTGCCCGACGGCGAGTCGCTGCCCGTGACGACGCAGTCGGAGCTGCTCGCGCTACTCGCCGGCTGGGGCATTCCAGTCGCGCCACACTACCGCCGCTGCGCGAATCTCGCCGAGGTGCATGCGTGGGCGACCGAGATCGAGCACAGGGTGCGCGGTGCCCTCGACTTCGCAATCGACGGCGGCGTGGTAAAGGTCAACGCCCTGCCCTTATGGCCCGAGCTCGGCGTGATCGGCGGGCGCGAGCCGCGCTACGCGATCGCCCGGAAGTTCGCGCCGGACATCGCCGAAACAAAGCTGCTCGGCATCGGCGTGAACGTGGGCCGCACGGGCACGATCAATCCATATGCGGTGCTCGAGCCGGTGGAGATCGGCGGCGCGATGGTGAAGCTCGCGACGCTCCACAATTTCGATCTCGTTGCCCGGAAGGACCTGCGCGTGGGCGACGTGGTGCAGGTCAAGCGCGCGGGCGAGGTGATTCCGCAGATCATCGGGCCCGTGCCCGACAAGCGCGACGGCTCGCAGCAGCCGTACGAGCCGCCCGACTCGTGCCCGTCGTGCGGCTCCGCGCTCGTGAGTGGCGCCGAGCTCGGGATGAAGTACTGCCCCAACTTCGACTGCCCCGGGCGCCAGCTCGAGAGTCTCGTGCACTTCGCCTCACGCTCGGCGATGGACATTCGCGGACTGTCGTACGCGCGCATCACGCAGCTCGTCGACGCGAAGCTCGTGCACGACGCCGCCGACCTCTACGACCTCACCGCGTCGCAGCTCACGCAGCTCGAGCGCTTCGCCGAGAAGAGCGCGTGGCAGCTCGTCGAAGCGATTCAGGCGTCGAAGGCGCAGCCGTTGTCGCGGCTGTTGTTCGCGCTGGGGATCGCCAACATCGGCGAGATCGCGGCGCGGCAGATCGCCAAGCACTTCGGGACGATGGACCGGATCGTCGAGGCGACGCGCGACGACGTGCTGGCGATTCACGGCATCGGCGAAACGCTCGCCGACTCGCTCGTCGAATGGTTCGCCGATAAGAAAGCTCTAAAGTTGATCGAGAAGTTGCGCCGGCACGAGCTTACCTTTGACGAGCCCACGACGCAGACCGGTGACGCGCTCAAGGGGATGACCGTCGTCATCACGGGCTCGTTGCCGACGCTCTCGCGGGAGCAGGCCAACGCGCTCGTCGAGGCGAACGGCGGGCGCGTGGCGAGCAGTGTCTCGAAGAAGACGAGCTTCGTCGTGGTCGGCGACGACGCCGGCAGCAAGCTCGAAAAGGCAAAACAGCTGGGCGTCGAGACGATCGACGAAGCGGAATTCAAGCGTCGCTCATCACTTTGA
- a CDS encoding phosphoribosyltransferase family protein, translating to MSPRRTDVEHSKGVFEVEWPLFGELSRGLALKVARAYDPELVIGIATAGVVPGAVISAILGREFHSMVVSRRFGADSVRETPAVLSAVPQSVRGRRVLVVDETCDTGDTLRLAVAACVNAGAADVKTAVAFRTGPYVPDFHALATESTIVLPWDREVLIDGELVANPLYSEALKST from the coding sequence ATGAGCCCGCGCCGAACTGATGTCGAGCATTCGAAAGGTGTTTTCGAGGTGGAGTGGCCGCTGTTCGGCGAGCTGTCTCGCGGCCTCGCGCTCAAAGTCGCGCGCGCCTACGATCCTGAGCTCGTAATCGGAATCGCCACTGCGGGAGTCGTGCCCGGCGCCGTCATCTCGGCGATCCTGGGCCGCGAGTTCCACTCGATGGTCGTGAGCCGCCGTTTCGGTGCCGATTCGGTGCGCGAGACGCCGGCCGTGTTGAGCGCCGTCCCGCAATCGGTGCGCGGCAGGCGGGTGCTCGTCGTCGACGAGACCTGCGATACCGGTGACACCCTCCGTCTGGCCGTTGCGGCCTGCGTCAACGCCGGCGCGGCCGACGTGAAGACGGCGGTCGCGTTTCGAACGGGCCCCTACGTGCCCGACTTCCATGCGCTGGCCACGGAAAGCACCATCGTGCTGCCGTGGGACAGGGAAGTGCTCATCGATGGAGAGCTGGTGGCGAACCCCCTCTATTCAGAAGCACTCAAGAGCACTTGA
- a CDS encoding diguanylate cyclase — translation MEAPRDHEQARILIVDDHEDNVELLRARLESWGYATESAADGEEALEKVECTVPDLILLDVMMPKIDGIEVARRVKGNVALPFIPIIMQTALDATENKVEGLEAGADDYITKPIDFAELKARLNSMLRIKRLQEELEERERQLLEANERLRHMSQTDALTGLDNRRHLEERIDEMFELAKRLNEPFSIVMCDLDRFKSVNDTYGHQAGDAVLKQFAKILRHEVREIDRAGRYGGEEFMLLLPGTVLDAAVTFAERVRKNVEQHTFTFDGTSIQRTASFGVAAWPHPRISHCDGLVRSADDALYVAKETGRNKVVRFDSDEFNEHAEDDGPDRPRSDVPPVGGTLASHTVPVADAGIRWESGA, via the coding sequence ATGGAAGCGCCACGTGATCACGAGCAAGCGCGAATCCTGATCGTCGACGATCACGAAGACAATGTCGAGCTGCTGCGCGCTCGACTGGAATCGTGGGGCTACGCGACCGAGTCGGCCGCGGATGGCGAGGAAGCGCTCGAGAAGGTGGAGTGTACCGTTCCGGATCTCATTCTGCTCGACGTCATGATGCCGAAGATCGACGGCATCGAGGTCGCGCGGCGAGTGAAGGGGAACGTGGCGCTGCCGTTCATTCCGATCATCATGCAGACGGCGCTCGACGCGACCGAGAACAAGGTCGAGGGGCTCGAGGCCGGCGCGGACGATTACATCACGAAGCCGATCGACTTCGCGGAGCTGAAAGCTCGGCTCAACTCGATGCTGCGCATCAAGCGGCTGCAGGAAGAGCTGGAGGAGCGCGAGCGCCAGTTGCTCGAGGCGAACGAACGTCTGCGACACATGTCACAGACGGACGCCCTCACGGGGCTCGATAATCGACGGCATCTGGAGGAGCGGATCGACGAAATGTTCGAGCTGGCCAAGCGCCTGAACGAACCGTTCTCGATCGTGATGTGCGATCTCGACCGCTTCAAGAGCGTGAACGACACCTATGGGCACCAGGCGGGCGACGCGGTGCTCAAGCAGTTTGCCAAGATTCTGCGACACGAAGTGCGCGAGATCGACCGTGCCGGACGCTACGGCGGCGAGGAGTTCATGCTGCTGTTGCCGGGCACCGTGCTCGACGCGGCGGTGACCTTCGCCGAGCGGGTGCGGAAAAACGTGGAGCAGCATACCTTTACGTTCGACGGCACCTCGATTCAGCGCACGGCAAGCTTCGGGGTTGCCGCCTGGCCGCATCCGCGCATCTCGCATTGCGATGGGTTGGTGCGTTCGGCCGACGATGCGTTGTACGTGGCGAAGGAAACCGGCCGGAACAAGGTCGTTCGATTCGACAGCGACGAATTCAACGAGCACGCGGAAGACGATGGACCAGACCGACCCCGAAGCGACGTTCCCCCCGTCGGAGGCACCCTCGCATCCCACACCGTCCCAGTCGCAGACGCCGGGATCCGATGGGAGAGCGGAGCGTGA
- a CDS encoding DUF983 domain-containing protein, producing MAATLPPASSVATKFGRAIVLRCPRCGGSGILRGWLHLQERCPRCGLALERGERSDFWIGAYVFNLVAGEVLGLGIPIVWMIMSSPNQPWTAIEILAVVLCVALPFIFFPFSRTLWLAWDLSFRPIEPGDAKGGAAGDVNAPPHPND from the coding sequence GTGGCGGCAACCTTGCCGCCGGCGTCGAGCGTGGCCACGAAATTCGGCCGCGCGATCGTCTTGCGCTGCCCCCGGTGTGGCGGCAGCGGAATTCTGCGCGGTTGGCTTCACCTCCAGGAACGCTGTCCGCGCTGCGGCCTCGCGCTCGAGCGCGGTGAGCGCTCGGATTTCTGGATCGGCGCGTACGTGTTCAATCTCGTCGCCGGCGAGGTGCTCGGACTCGGTATTCCGATCGTGTGGATGATCATGTCATCGCCGAATCAGCCATGGACGGCCATCGAGATCCTGGCCGTGGTCCTCTGCGTCGCGCTGCCCTTCATCTTTTTTCCATTCTCTCGAACGTTGTGGCTGGCGTGGGATTTGAGTTTCCGCCCGATCGAGCCCGGCGACGCCAAGGGCGGCGCCGCGGGCGATGTGAACGCTCCGCCGCATCCGAACGACTGA
- a CDS encoding GAF domain-containing protein, with amino-acid sequence MNELQRERDHLVAIVDILQEISSSLHFVDILQAIARKLGDAFGLDRCAIFLSGEQNEVRLVASYEDPTIRNLVVDLNRYPELKRAFDSGETVFIPDAANDPSLRGIKATLDSRNVRSIVVVPIQWQGNVIGAIFLRTERDAEPFSDSDVRFCQVVASLTAKALRNAHRFEALLRDQKDATVGQRRADLQRIALISFVRRLLDRYTRGDDHVWAETLLPKASDEELERLVTVAMQVIDEEAKG; translated from the coding sequence GTGAACGAGCTGCAGCGCGAGCGCGATCATCTCGTTGCGATCGTCGACATTCTTCAAGAAATATCATCCTCCCTGCACTTCGTCGACATTTTACAGGCGATTGCACGGAAGCTTGGCGACGCGTTTGGTTTGGATCGCTGCGCGATCTTCCTGTCGGGCGAGCAGAACGAGGTGCGTCTCGTCGCGAGCTACGAAGATCCGACGATCCGCAATCTCGTCGTCGATCTCAATCGGTATCCCGAGCTCAAGCGCGCGTTCGATTCGGGCGAGACGGTGTTCATTCCCGACGCCGCGAACGATCCGTCGCTGCGCGGCATCAAGGCGACGCTGGACAGCCGCAACGTGCGGTCGATCGTCGTGGTGCCAATCCAATGGCAAGGCAACGTGATCGGCGCGATCTTCCTGCGCACGGAGCGCGACGCCGAGCCGTTCTCGGATTCCGACGTGCGGTTCTGCCAGGTGGTCGCGTCGCTGACGGCCAAGGCGCTGCGCAATGCGCACCGCTTCGAGGCGCTGCTCCGCGATCAGAAGGACGCCACCGTTGGGCAGCGCCGCGCCGATCTGCAGCGTATCGCGCTGATCTCGTTCGTGCGGCGGCTGCTCGACCGCTATACGCGCGGCGACGATCACGTCTGGGCGGAGACGTTGTTGCCGAAGGCGTCAGACGAGGAGTTGGAGCGGCTCGTGACCGTGGCAATGCAAGTGATCGACGAAGAAGCCAAGGGATGA
- a CDS encoding response regulator, which yields MIQATVDGVRTRMTANGKTVLLVEDNEDNRIVYSTILRHFGYSVTEALNGEEGIAKARTEKPDLILMDISIPVIDGWEATQVLKHDPQTRDIPIIALTAHALASDREKAMEVGCDGYLAKPCEPRAVVAEVQRFLGKSDGSAT from the coding sequence ATGATTCAGGCCACCGTCGATGGTGTGAGGACACGCATGACCGCGAACGGAAAAACGGTACTTCTCGTCGAAGACAATGAGGACAACCGCATCGTCTATTCCACGATCTTGCGGCATTTCGGCTATTCGGTCACCGAGGCCCTGAATGGTGAAGAGGGCATCGCGAAGGCACGCACCGAAAAGCCGGATCTCATCCTGATGGATATCTCCATCCCGGTGATCGACGGTTGGGAGGCGACGCAGGTGCTCAAGCACGATCCACAGACGCGCGACATCCCGATCATCGCGCTGACCGCGCACGCCCTGGCCTCGGACCGCGAGAAAGCGATGGAGGTCGGCTGCGACGGGTATCTCGCGAAGCCGTGCGAGCCGAGGGCGGTCGTTGCGGAAGTTCAACGATTCCTCGGAAAGAGTGATGGAAGCGCCACGTGA
- a CDS encoding V4R domain-containing protein produces the protein MAQSIDLPDNGLVALTRQSLIALRSALFRDVGPNAAALLQEAGYAGGPALYDAFSRWLATHGLPAPDALPAAEFALRATEFFRETGWGAMEIGALDSVATIDSPDWAESDPAFPLEFPGCYYTAGVMADFFGRLAGEPLAVMEVECRSMGAPRCRFLVGSGETMQRVYDAMGQGIPYDQAVQG, from the coding sequence ATGGCGCAATCGATCGACCTGCCGGACAACGGGCTCGTCGCGCTCACGCGACAGTCGCTGATCGCGCTGCGCAGCGCGCTGTTTCGCGACGTCGGCCCGAACGCGGCGGCGCTGCTGCAGGAGGCCGGCTACGCGGGCGGTCCCGCATTGTACGATGCCTTCTCGCGCTGGCTCGCCACGCACGGGCTGCCCGCACCCGACGCCCTGCCCGCGGCGGAATTCGCGCTGCGAGCGACCGAGTTCTTTCGTGAGACCGGGTGGGGCGCGATGGAGATCGGCGCGCTCGATTCCGTCGCGACGATCGATTCGCCCGATTGGGCCGAGAGTGACCCGGCGTTTCCGCTCGAGTTTCCGGGCTGCTATTACACCGCGGGCGTGATGGCCGACTTCTTCGGCCGACTGGCCGGCGAGCCGCTCGCCGTCATGGAAGTCGAATGTCGCTCGATGGGCGCGCCGCGCTGCCGGTTCCTCGTGGGAAGCGGCGAGACCATGCAGCGCGTGTACGACGCGATGGGTCAGGGTATTCCATACGATCAGGCCGTGCAGGGGTAG
- a CDS encoding MarR family transcriptional regulator, protein MSSGLRSEIKQTKPFTSLEQEAQLNIERTAAVLGHAFAEALKPYGVTPTQYNALRILRGAGKEGLCRNEVRDRLIAQVPDVTRLLDRLEEIGLIERERSTTDRRLVGTRITTRGNALLRTLDEPIARVHKQHLGHMTNKQLRALNELLTLARQGV, encoded by the coding sequence ATGTCATCCGGCCTCCGATCCGAAATCAAGCAAACGAAACCGTTTACCAGCCTCGAGCAGGAAGCCCAGCTCAACATTGAGCGCACCGCGGCCGTGCTCGGCCACGCGTTCGCCGAAGCGCTCAAACCATACGGCGTCACGCCCACGCAATACAACGCGCTGCGCATTTTGCGCGGGGCGGGCAAAGAAGGCTTATGTCGGAACGAAGTGCGCGATCGCCTGATTGCTCAGGTGCCCGACGTCACGCGGCTGCTCGACCGCCTCGAGGAAATCGGGCTCATCGAACGCGAGCGCAGCACCACCGACCGACGGCTGGTCGGCACCCGAATCACCACACGAGGCAACGCACTGCTCCGCACGCTGGACGAACCCATCGCTCGAGTCCACAAACAGCACTTGGGCCACATGACGAACAAGCAGCTTCGGGCACTCAACGAGCTGCTGACGTTGGCGCGCCAG
- a CDS encoding M3 family metallopeptidase translates to MTATSEFLAADNPFAAVSTLPFGAPPFDRIRDSDYEPAIEEGMRRQLREVDAIVHDTAPPTFDNTLAALERSGDLLTRALKVFGAITSANTNDTLQAVQTRTAPHLAAHSDAIYLNDKLFARVRCLYDSRDTLGLDAEQRRLVERYHTDFVRAGARLPEADKAHLRLLNLEESTLTTEFQNRLLAATKAGALVITDRDELDGLSDADIAAAAEAAMERDLPGRWVLPLQNTTQQPAQESLRRRDVRARLFEASIHRADKGDTHDTRGIIKRLAEVRAERARLLGYASDAAYVLEDQMAKTPANAIALLTDIGAAAVTKAKAEVAKMEALVERAETHFALEPWDWQYYAEQVRRAEYDIDENQIKPYFELERVLVDGVFFAATQLFGLTFRETTAFPVYHPDVRVFEVFDADGSPLSIFYADFFQRDNKSGGAWMDSFVDQSRLLGTKAVVVNVCNFAKPPAGKPALLGFDDVTTMFHEFGHTLHGMLSDVAYPTLSGTSTPRDFVEFPSQFNEHWALEPSVFARYARHHETGNPMPDALVQKIKKSRTFNQGFALTEYVSAALLDMAWHTLAPGDGPGDVAAFEADALRRFQIDMREVPPRYRSTYFAHIWDGGYQAGYYAYLWAEVLDHDAFAWFEERGGMTRENGEAFRSAILSRGGTRNEAELYREFRGREPKIEPLLRARGLT, encoded by the coding sequence GTGACCGCTACGTCTGAATTCCTTGCCGCCGACAATCCATTCGCCGCGGTAAGCACGCTGCCGTTCGGCGCGCCGCCTTTCGATCGCATTCGCGACAGCGATTACGAGCCCGCGATTGAAGAAGGCATGCGCCGCCAGCTGCGCGAAGTCGACGCCATCGTCCATGACACGGCGCCGCCGACGTTCGACAACACCCTCGCGGCGCTCGAGCGGTCGGGCGACCTGCTGACGCGAGCACTCAAGGTCTTCGGTGCGATCACGTCGGCCAACACGAACGACACCTTGCAGGCGGTGCAAACGCGCACCGCGCCGCATCTCGCGGCGCACAGCGATGCCATTTATCTGAATGACAAGCTGTTCGCACGCGTGCGCTGCCTGTACGACTCGCGTGACACCCTCGGCCTGGACGCCGAGCAGCGCCGCCTCGTCGAGCGCTATCACACCGATTTCGTCCGCGCCGGCGCACGGTTGCCAGAGGCGGACAAGGCGCACCTGCGCTTGCTGAATCTCGAGGAGTCGACCCTCACCACCGAATTTCAGAATCGTCTGCTGGCCGCGACCAAAGCGGGAGCGCTCGTCATCACGGATCGCGACGAGCTCGATGGACTGAGCGATGCGGACATCGCCGCCGCGGCCGAAGCCGCGATGGAACGGGATCTTCCCGGCCGGTGGGTGTTGCCGCTCCAGAACACCACGCAGCAGCCGGCGCAGGAGTCGCTGCGCCGCCGCGACGTTCGTGCGCGATTGTTCGAGGCGTCCATTCATCGCGCCGACAAGGGTGATACGCACGACACGCGCGGGATCATCAAACGCCTCGCCGAGGTGCGCGCGGAACGGGCCAGGCTGCTCGGCTACGCCAGCGATGCGGCATACGTCCTCGAGGATCAAATGGCCAAGACGCCGGCCAACGCGATTGCCCTGCTCACGGACATCGGCGCCGCGGCGGTGACCAAAGCCAAGGCGGAAGTCGCGAAGATGGAGGCGTTGGTCGAGCGAGCGGAGACCCACTTCGCGCTCGAGCCGTGGGACTGGCAATACTATGCCGAGCAGGTGCGCCGCGCGGAGTATGATATCGATGAGAATCAGATCAAGCCGTACTTCGAGCTCGAGCGCGTGCTCGTGGACGGCGTCTTCTTCGCGGCGACGCAGCTGTTCGGCTTGACATTCAGGGAGACGACCGCGTTTCCGGTCTACCATCCCGACGTGCGCGTATTCGAAGTGTTCGATGCCGACGGATCGCCGCTCTCGATCTTCTACGCGGACTTCTTCCAGCGCGACAACAAGAGCGGCGGCGCGTGGATGGATTCCTTCGTCGATCAATCGCGCCTGCTCGGCACCAAGGCGGTCGTCGTCAACGTGTGCAACTTCGCGAAGCCTCCCGCGGGAAAGCCCGCGCTGCTCGGCTTCGACGACGTGACGACGATGTTTCACGAGTTCGGGCACACACTGCACGGCATGTTGTCGGACGTGGCGTACCCGACGCTCTCCGGAACGAGCACGCCGCGCGACTTCGTCGAGTTTCCGTCGCAGTTCAACGAGCATTGGGCGCTCGAGCCGTCGGTGTTCGCGCGATACGCGCGGCATCACGAGACGGGAAACCCGATGCCCGACGCGCTGGTCCAGAAGATCAAGAAGTCGCGGACGTTCAATCAGGGCTTCGCCCTCACCGAGTATGTGTCGGCGGCGTTGCTCGACATGGCGTGGCATACGTTGGCGCCGGGCGATGGCCCCGGCGACGTCGCCGCGTTCGAAGCCGACGCGCTGCGGCGGTTTCAGATCGACATGCGCGAGGTGCCGCCGCGATATCGAAGCACGTACTTCGCGCACATCTGGGACGGGGGATATCAGGCGGGCTACTACGCGTATCTCTGGGCCGAGGTGCTCGATCACGATGCGTTCGCGTGGTTCGAGGAGCGCGGGGGCATGACGCGGGAGAACGGCGAGGCGTTTCGGAGCGCGATCCTCTCTCGCGGCGGCACGCGCAACGAGGCGGAGCTCTACCGCGAGTTTCGGGGACGAGAGCCGAAGATCGAGCCGTTGTTGCGGGCGAGAGGGCTGACCTGA
- a CDS encoding thymidine phosphorylase — MLAHRLIERKRDGGRIEPGEWRALALAYAKGHVPDYQMAALLMACFLRGLDRAETAALTEAMLLSGDRLELEHLGRPRVDKHSTGGVGDKVSLVLAPMVAALGVAVPMMSGRSLGHTGGTLDKLESIPGFRTDLTLAQAVRQIEELGCVMIGQTPEIAPADKKMYALRDATATVESIPLIASSIMSKKLAEDLTGLVLDMKRGSGALIPDVDRVLELAEVMIKLGADHGCPCVALVTAMDRPLGRACGNALEVEEAIAALKGEGPPELMAVTYALGAEMLVLAGVAENTDQARRELEKTIGTGRAAEHFQKIIEAQGGNPSVVDDPSILPQAAECEIFAAPRRGFVARIEPRHLGRGIIEMGGGRTRVEDIADPSVGFVVTARPGDWVEAGEAMATIFARDRAGIGSGRQALRAAFVIADEAEPPLPMVSHRVTIDGVETVSS; from the coding sequence ATGCTCGCACATCGTTTGATCGAACGTAAGCGCGACGGCGGCAGAATCGAGCCGGGAGAGTGGCGTGCGCTCGCATTGGCCTACGCCAAAGGGCACGTCCCCGACTATCAGATGGCCGCGCTCCTGATGGCCTGTTTTCTTCGCGGGCTCGATCGCGCCGAAACCGCGGCGCTGACGGAAGCCATGCTGTTGAGCGGCGATCGCCTGGAGCTCGAGCACCTGGGCCGTCCGCGCGTGGACAAGCATTCCACCGGCGGCGTCGGCGACAAGGTCTCGCTCGTGCTCGCGCCGATGGTCGCCGCGCTCGGCGTCGCGGTGCCGATGATGTCCGGCCGTTCGCTCGGCCACACAGGCGGAACGCTCGACAAGCTCGAGTCGATTCCCGGCTTTCGCACCGATCTCACGCTCGCGCAGGCCGTGCGGCAGATCGAAGAGTTGGGCTGTGTGATGATCGGCCAGACGCCCGAGATCGCACCCGCCGACAAGAAGATGTATGCGCTGCGCGATGCAACCGCGACGGTCGAATCCATTCCGCTCATCGCGTCGAGCATCATGAGCAAGAAGCTCGCGGAAGATCTCACCGGTCTCGTGCTCGACATGAAGCGCGGCAGCGGCGCGCTCATTCCCGACGTCGACCGGGTGCTCGAGCTTGCGGAGGTGATGATCAAACTTGGCGCCGATCATGGCTGTCCGTGCGTCGCGCTCGTCACCGCGATGGACCGTCCGCTTGGACGCGCGTGCGGCAACGCGCTCGAGGTCGAAGAGGCCATCGCCGCGCTCAAGGGCGAAGGTCCGCCCGAGCTCATGGCCGTGACCTACGCGCTCGGCGCCGAGATGCTCGTGCTCGCCGGCGTGGCGGAAAACACCGATCAGGCGCGGCGAGAGCTGGAGAAGACGATCGGCACCGGTCGCGCCGCCGAGCATTTTCAGAAAATCATCGAAGCGCAGGGCGGGAACCCGTCGGTGGTCGATGATCCGTCGATTCTTCCGCAGGCCGCGGAGTGCGAGATCTTCGCGGCGCCGCGACGCGGATTCGTCGCGCGCATCGAGCCCAGGCACCTGGGTCGCGGCATCATCGAGATGGGCGGAGGCCGCACGCGCGTCGAGGACATCGCCGATCCATCGGTCGGCTTCGTCGTCACCGCGCGACCCGGCGATTGGGTCGAGGCCGGTGAGGCGATGGCCACGATCTTCGCGCGCGATCGGGCGGGCATCGGCAGCGGCCGGCAGGCGTTGCGCGCGGCGTTCGTCATCGCCGACGAGGCCGAGCCGCCGCTGCCGATGGTGTCGCATCGCGTGACGATCGACGGGGTGGAGACAGTGTCATCCTGA